Proteins from one Spirochaetota bacterium genomic window:
- a CDS encoding response regulator, translating into MGKKAILCVDDEAIILKSLELELRSNLGGDYIYESTQSADDALRLIAGLSQEGAIGITVITDWHMPGVKGDDFLAIIRDRYPFVKIILITGQVDDAFLDHVQKNGIASRILLKPWTTRQLLQAVEGCDDT; encoded by the coding sequence ATGGGAAAAAAAGCGATCCTGTGCGTTGATGACGAGGCGATAATCCTCAAGTCCCTTGAGTTGGAGCTGCGCTCCAACCTTGGCGGCGATTACATTTATGAATCAACCCAGAGCGCCGATGACGCCCTCCGGCTGATCGCCGGACTATCACAGGAAGGAGCCATCGGGATAACTGTGATTACCGACTGGCACATGCCGGGGGTCAAGGGCGACGATTTCCTCGCTATTATCCGGGACAGGTATCCTTTCGTTAAAATAATCCTCATTACAGGCCAGGTTGATGACGCCTTCCTTGATCATGTTCAAAAAAACGGGATCGCTTCAAGAATTCTTCTCAAACCATGGACGACCAGGCAACTCCTGCAGGCAGTTGAAGGCTGCGATGATACATAG